In Actinomadura luteofluorescens, the sequence CCGCCTGCTGGGCCGGGTGCGGCGGACCCGGCGGGTGGTGTGGCTGTCGCTGCTGGTCGCGGCGTCCGCGGTGCTCGCCCAATGGGTGACCATGACGCCGCCGCTGTACTTCGACCCGTACTACGTGTGGCTCGCCGCCCGCGACTGGCCGCACGTCCCCCTCACCCAGTGGCCGTTCGACGAGGTCCCGCACCAGGTCACCCGCATCGGGCTGGTGCTCCCGGCGCGGCTCGCCCAGGAGGTCCTCGGCGACGGCCAGGCCGCCTACTTCACCGTCGCCGCCCTCGGCGGCGCCGCCTTCTTCGTCGGGACGTACCTGGTCGTCAGGTCCCTGTTCGGGGACGTGGCGGGCCTGGCGTCCGCGGCGGTCCTGCTGGTCCACCCGTTCTTCACCATGACCAACCCGTTCGGCCACGAGATCACCTGGTCGACCGGGGTGATGCTGCCGGACATGCCGGGCGCCGGGCTGTTCACCCTCGGGATGGCGGGGCTCGTCGTCGCGAGCCGCAGAACCGGCCGGGCGCAGACGCGGATGCTGCTGGCCGCCGGGGTGCTCCTCGGCACGTCGTTCCTCGTCCGGGAGTTCCTGGCCTTCCTCTTCCTCGCCATCCCCGCCTACCTGGCGCTGCTGCGGATCCCGTGGCGCCGCAACGTCACGGTCGGCGCGCCGATGCTGGCGATCCTGCTGCTCAACTTCCTCCACAACCAGCTGGTGTGGGGCAGCCCGCTCGCCGGGCTCATGTCGGCGGCGGGGCACGGCGGCCAGTCCCGCGACTACGTCACCCGCTCGCTCGCCGCGCGGTCGTTCCTGCGCGCGATGCACGAGTGGAACCCGCTCGGCCTCGTCTTCACCGCCGCGCTGGCCCTCACGATCGTCGGCTGGGCCCTCACCCGCGACCGGCGGCTCGCGCTGGTCCTGGTGTGGTTCTTCACCCTGGCCGTGCCGCTGACGCTGCTCTCCGGCGTCCTCGACCCGAACGACATCTCGCTGCGCGCCTGGCTCCAGCGGTACTGGTTCGCGGTGCTGCCCGCGCTGCTCGCGGGCGGGTCCGGGTCGCTGATCCTGATGTTCCGGATGCTGCCGTCCGGCCTGGTGTCACGGCTGCGGCTGCGGACGGTCGTGGCGCCCGTCCTGCTGGTCGCGCTCGGCGCGACGTACGCGGTGGCGGCCGTCCGCGCCGTCCCGGAGCTGCCGCGCGACAGGGCGTGGAACGAGCTGCGCGGCTACCTCGGCGGCCACCGCGACATCACGCTGATCTGCGCCGACCGGCGGCTCGCGCAGACCCTCACCTTCTACACGCGCGACGTGTGGGGTCGCCCGGTCTGGCGCGGCGAGATCCGCGACTTCCCGCACTACCTGCCGGTCCCGCGCAACGCGATGGAAGGGCCGATGCTCTACACGCGCTGGCGCGGCATGGAGTCGCAGATCGGCGGCGGCTGGCGCCCCGACCCCGCCCAGGGCTGGACGCTCATGTGGCGCTCCTCGGACGGAGTCCTCCAACTCTGGAATCCCCCCGCAGGGAGCACCCCCGGGAGCTAGGGCTTGCCTCGAAGTGGCCTCGGCCACGCACGCGAACGCGTGACCTGCCCGGTGGAGCGAGGCCGGAGGCGAGCGAAACCGGGCAGATCGCGAAGCGATGCCGCGTTCGCCCAGGCCAGGTCACGTAGCGAGCCGCCAGGCGAGCGAAGTGGGCCGGGACTGAATCAACACAGCTCTGTGATTCAGCCACGCAGCCAGGCGACCCAGTCGCCCTCGGCGGTGCGGCGGCTGGCGACGACGTGCCAGCCGGGCGGGGCGCCCTTCGGCCATGACGCGGTCGGTGGAGCGTTCTTCGGCCAGGCCAGGACGACCAGGTCGGCGTCCTGCGGCGGCGCGGTCCAGCGCGCGTCGAAGACGCTGCCGTCGCTCCACCAGGCCCAGTAGTACTGGGAGAGCCGGATCGTCCACCAGATGTTCCAGTCGACGGCGATGGACCGCTGCTTCTCCAGGTCCACGGTGCCCCGCAGGTCGGTGTAGGCCGTCTCGGCGCGCACCAGCGGCTGCGCGATGCGTTCGGTCGCGGTGACGCACATGGCGAGCGCGACGGCGGCCAGCAGGCCCGCCAGCAGCAGCGGGCCCTTCGAGCGGCGCGGCCGCAGCAGGACGGCCGCCGCCGACAGCGCGAGCAGTAGGAGCCCGGTCAGGGTGGCGCGCCAGAGGTGGAACGCCGTCCAGTCCCAGGTCAGGAACGACGTCTCCGGGAAGTCGTAGGCCGTGTAGGTGTACCGGCTGAGCAGGCCGCCCGCGTACCACTGGACGACGCTCGCGGCGACGACCGTCAGCGCGGCCGCCGCGCCCGCCGCCCAGAGCAGCGTCCGCCGGGAGGCGCGCATCAGGACCGCGATGCCGACCGCGAACAGCGCCGGCGTGACGCTGGCCAGGTAGCGGCCGTAGACGTAGTTGCCGATGCGGTACTCGACGGGCAGGGCCGCCGACGTCGCGAACGCGATGCCCGCCACGAGCCCGACGGCCGCGAGCGCCAGCGCCCGCACCGGCCCGGGGGTGGCGCGGCGGACCGCGAGGAACACGGTCGCGACGAGCCCGAGCGCCGCCACACCGCCGGTCGCGACGGACTGGTACCAGACCTGGCCGGTGCCGAGCGAGAGCATCCAGCCCCACCCGTCCAGGGTGGTGAGGCGCTTCACGACGTTGCCGCCGAGGTCGTTGTCGCCCTGCGGGTACATGTGCGGCAGCAGCGACCGGTTGAGCAGCATCCCCGCGGCCGTCGCGGCGGCGAGGGCGAGCACGGCGGCGGACACGGCGCGCCAGGACCGCCACCGGAACACCAGGGCGGCGCCGAGGAGCGCGGCGTGCACGAGCAGCAGGATCGCGCCGCGGGTGTGGCAGGCGTAGGCGTAGGCGACCAGCAGCGACGCGCCCGCCCCGGCCAGCGTCAGCCGGACGGACGAGCGGCGCCCCGCCGGCGGCGGGGCGGTCAGCCAGGTGTGCGCCAGGAGCAGCCAGCCGACAACGAGAACCGGCAGGATCGCGTCGGTCAGCACGAACCCGGAGTAGAACAGCACGCACGGCAGCAGCGCCGTGACGTGCGCGAAGACGTACGACCAGCGCCGCCGCACCGCCAGCCGGCGCAGCAGCAGGTAGGCCAGCGGCAGCATCGCCGCGCTGACCAGCGCGTTGATCGCCAGGGCGGCGCGGTACACCCCGACCGGGCCCTCGCCGACCCAGAAGGCGGGCGTCAGCAGCAGCGGGTAGCCGCCGCGGTACACCGTCCCGAACGACATGTCGGCGTCGGGCCCGCCGGTCAGGACGCGGGCGGCGAACAGGTAGCCCGACTCGTCCGGCGTCGCCACCGGCACCGTCTGCCCCGACCCGAGCCAGAGGCGTACCGCGACCTGCGCGACCCAGCCGAGCGCGAACAGCCAGGCCCAGCGGCGGCGGTCCAC encodes:
- a CDS encoding ArnT family glycosyltransferase, with product MAQTTSDQAVARDAGEAEPDAPSLPSRLLGRVRRTRRVVWLSLLVAASAVLAQWVTMTPPLYFDPYYVWLAARDWPHVPLTQWPFDEVPHQVTRIGLVLPARLAQEVLGDGQAAYFTVAALGGAAFFVGTYLVVRSLFGDVAGLASAAVLLVHPFFTMTNPFGHEITWSTGVMLPDMPGAGLFTLGMAGLVVASRRTGRAQTRMLLAAGVLLGTSFLVREFLAFLFLAIPAYLALLRIPWRRNVTVGAPMLAILLLNFLHNQLVWGSPLAGLMSAAGHGGQSRDYVTRSLAARSFLRAMHEWNPLGLVFTAALALTIVGWALTRDRRLALVLVWFFTLAVPLTLLSGVLDPNDISLRAWLQRYWFAVLPALLAGGSGSLILMFRMLPSGLVSRLRLRTVVAPVLLVALGATYAVAAVRAVPELPRDRAWNELRGYLGGHRDITLICADRRLAQTLTFYTRDVWGRPVWRGEIRDFPHYLPVPRNAMEGPMLYTRWRGMESQIGGGWRPDPAQGWTLMWRSSDGVLQLWNPPAGSTPGS